The following proteins are encoded in a genomic region of Astatotilapia calliptera chromosome 22, fAstCal1.2, whole genome shotgun sequence:
- the brd2a gene encoding bromodomain-containing protein 2a yields MEMAVNPPIDSSHVGPDASMLGIMMDQNCGTAGKRIRKPSLLYEGFESPGMPPHSQMTPSGPPQPPVKDPNRQGRMTNQLQFLQKVLLKSLWRHHFAWPFHEPVDAVKLSLPDYHKIIKNPMDMGTIKKRLENNYYRSASECMQDFNTMFTNCYIYNKPTDDIVLMAQSLEKAFLQKVAQMPQEELELPPPPPRSKSAKNGKKGKNNAVSGGVTTAHQVPAVSQSAYSPPTPETPDSILSTPPQTILSKSMPHAFQTEQTMPTITGLLPTQPTAKKKGVKRKADTTTPTTVPMPIMSTMGVSGMGLGHNSPLTLTSLRVDHNSGMGMGMGMNINMNMGRPAVVVGTKGAGGNRRGVSGRPIKPPKKDLPDSILPPPVRRSKLSPQMRYCSGVLKELLSKKHAAYAWPFYKPVDASSLGLHDYHDIIKQPMDLSTIKRKMDGREYREAHQFSADVRLMFSNCYKYNPPDHDVVAMARKLQDVFEFCIAKMPDEPPAPPSSSSSSSSSSSSSESELSSESEESDSSPSSDSEEERANRLAELQEQLKAVHEQLTALSQGPIAKPKKKKDKKDKKKKKKVEKEKHRRIEEDVTPVRPPKTPKMTKTPKSKSKSVPCPVMPMKKAPSKKNNKSKSKKANVIPQVAHDPLVSHFDSDEEEETAPMSYDEKRQLSLDINKLPGEKLGRVVYIIQSREPSLRDTNPEEIEIDFETLKPSTLRELERYVMTCLRKKPRKPYTSKNSAGKSREELALEKQMELERRLMDVSGQLNSGKKPMKTKPEKPAADTHTQPSRLSASSSSSDSSSSSSSSSSSDTSESDSG; encoded by the exons ATGGAAATGGCTGTTAACCCGCCCATTGACAG CTCCCATGTTGGGCCCGATGCCAGTATGTTGGGAATAATGATGGATCAGAACTGTGGCACAGCTGGAAAACGCATCCGAAAACCTTCACTGCTCTACGAGGGCTTTGAGAGTCCTGGAATGCCCCCCCACAGCCAGATGACCCCTTCCGGGCCCCCGCAGCCCCCGGTGAAGGACCCCAACCGCCAGGGGAGGATGACCAACCAACTGCAGTTCCTGCAGAAAGTCCTGCTCAAATCTTTGTGGAGGCACCACTTTGCCTGGCCCTTTCACGAACCCGTGGATGCTGTCAAGCTCAGCCTGCCG GACTATCACAAGATCATAAAAAATCCAATGGACATGGGCACAATTAAGAAGAGATTAGAAAATAACTACTACCGCAGTGCCAGTGAGTGCATGCAGGACTTCAACACCATGTTTACCAACTGCTACATTTATAACAAG CCGACAGATGACATCGTGCTGATGGCTCAGTCTCTGGAAAAGGCGTTCCTGCAGAAGGTGGCTCAGATGCCTCAGGAAGAGTTGGAGCTGCCTCCCCCACCTCCACGCAGCAAGTCtgcaaaaaatggcaaaaaagggaaaaacaatgCAG TCTCTGGAGGCGTGACAACAGCTCATCAAGTCCcagctgtctctcagtcagCATACTCGCCTCCCACTCCAGAAACGCCCGACTCAATCCTCTCCACCCCACCACAAACCATTTTGTCCAAGAGCATGCCCCACGCCTTTCAGACTGAGCAGACCATGCCCACAATCACAGGTCTCCTGCCCACCCAGCCCACGGCTAAG AAAAAAGGTGTGAAGCGTAAAGCGGACACAACCACTCCGACCACCGTACCCATGCCTATAATGAGCACGATGGGCGTTAGTGGCATGGGGCTGGGGCACAACTCACCGCTAACCCTGACCTCTCTGAGGGTGGACCACAACAGCGGCATGGGCATGGGGATGGGAATGAATATCAACATGAATATGGGCCGACCAGCAGTGGTTGTAGGCACCAAAGGAGCAGGAGGGAACAGGAGGGGAGTGAGCGGACGACCCATCAAACCTCCTAAGAAGGACTTACCAGATTCTATCCTGCCGCCGCCGGTGCGCCGCAGCAAGCTGAGCCCTCAGATGCGTTACTGCAGCGGCGTCCTGAAGGAGCTGCTGTCGAAGAAGCACGCCGCGTACGCCTGGCCGTTTTACAAGCCTGTCGATGCCTCGTCGCTCGGTCTTCACGACTACCACGACATCATTAAACAGCCCATGGACCTCAGCACCATCAAG cgAAAGATGGACGGCAGAGAGTACCGTGAGGCGCACCAGTTCTCCGCTGATGTTAGACTGATGTTCTCCAACTGCTACAAGTACAACCCTCCTGACCACGATGTGGTGGCCATGGCCAGAAAACTCCAg GATGTTTTTGAGTTCTGTATTGCTAAAATGCCAGATGAGCCTCCAGCACCACCGAGCTCTTCCTCgtcttcctcatcctcttcatcctcctctgaGAGTGAGCTCAGCAGCGAGAGTGAGGAAAGCGACAGCAGCCCAAGCTCCGACTCTGAGGAGGAGAGGGCGAACCGTCTGGCAGAGCTGCAGGAGCAG CTAAAAGCTGTTCATGAGCAGCTCACCGCACTCTCACAGGGCCCCATCGCCAAacccaagaagaagaaagacaagaaggacaaaaagaagaagaaaaaggttgAGAAAGAGAAGCACCGGAGGATAGAGGAGGATGTGACACCTGTCAGGCCGCCCAAGACCCCGAAAATGACCAAAACTCCAAAATCTAAGAGCAAGAGTGTGCCCTGCCCCGTGATGCCGATGAAGAAGGCACCgagcaagaaaaacaacaagagcAA ATCCAAAAAGGCCAACGTCATCCCGCAGGTGGCCCACGATCCCCTCGTGAGCCATTTTGACTCAGACGAAGAGGAGGAGACGGCGCCTATGTCGTACGACGAGAAGCGCCAGCTCAGCCTGGACATCAACAAGCTGCCCGGCGAAAAGCTCGGCCGTGTCGTTTACATCATCCAGTCCCGTGAGCCGTCGCTCCGAGACACCAACCCCGAGGAGATTGAGATAGACTTCGAGACGCTGAAGCCGTCGACGCTGCGGGAGCTGGAGCGATACGTCATGACGTGTCTGAGGAAGAAACCCCGAAAGCCTTACA CGAGTAAGAACAGTGCTGGAAAGTCGCGGGAAGAGCTCGCTCTGGAGAAGCAGATGGAGCTGGAGAGAAGGCTGATGGACGTCAGCGGTCAGCTCAACTCTGGAAAGAAGCCGATGAAGACCAAAC CCGAGAAGCCTGCAGCCGACACCCACACCCAGCCGTCGCGTCTCAGCGCCAGTAGCTCCTCCTCTGActcttcttcatcatcctctTCGTCCTCGTCCTCAGACACAAGTGAGTCAGACTCCGGCTGA
- the hsd17b8 gene encoding (3R)-3-hydroxyacyl-CoA dehydrogenase isoform X1, whose translation MAAATRLISRLTLVTGGGSGIGRAVCQRLASEGASVVVADISEESANETLGSLQSNLRGQVHTAAVVDVSSKESIKKLVTSVQTRYFQPPSVCVNAAGITQDDFLLNMEEEQFDKVIQINLKGSFLITQAVAQALVACGAPKGSIITVGSIVGKVGNIGQANYAASKAGVEGLTRTAAKELSRFGIRCNCVLPGFITTPMTDKVPEKVISKIESLVPLGRMGEPAEVADVCAFLASDDSQYITGASIEVTGGLFMG comes from the exons ATGGCGGCTGCCACAAGGCTCATCTCAAGGTTGACGCTGGTCACCG GTGGAGGCAGTGGGATCGGGCGGGCGGTGTGCCAGCGTTTGGCCTCTGAGGGCGCCTCCGTGGTGGTCGCTGACATCAGCGAGGAGTCGGCCAATGAGACGCTGGGGAGTCTGCAGAGCAACCTCAGGGGGCAGGTCCACACGGCGGCTGTAGTGGACGTGTCGTCTAAAGAGAGCATCAAGAAGCTGGTAACGAGCGTGCAG ACTCGGTACTTCCAGCCTCCCTCGGTGTGCGTGAACGCAGCCGGCATCACTCAGGACGACTTCCTGCTCAACATGGAGGAGGAGCAGTTTGATAAAGTCATCCAGATCAACCTGAAG GGTTCATTCTTGATCACTCAGGCGGTCGCTCAGGCTCTGGTGGCCTGTGGAGCGCCCAAAGGATCCATCATTACTGTGGGCAGCATCGTGGGAAAG GTAGGAAACATCGGTCAGGCTAACTACGCTGCCTCTAAAGCTGGAGTCGAGGGTTTAACAAGGACCGCTGCCAAAGAGCTCAGCAG GTTTGGGATTCGCTGTAACTGCGTGCTGCCAGGGTTCATTACGACTCCAATGACAGATAAAGTGCCAGAGAAGGTTATTAGCAAG atcGAGTCCTTGGTGCCTCTGGGAAGGATGGGCGAGCCGGCGG AGGTCGCTGATGTCTGCGCCTTCCTCGCCTCGGACGACTCTCAGTACATCACCGGAGCCAGCATCGAAGTGACAG GCGGACTTTTCATGGGTTAA
- the hsd17b8 gene encoding (3R)-3-hydroxyacyl-CoA dehydrogenase isoform X2: MHNKFHLWRKCGGSGIGRAVCQRLASEGASVVVADISEESANETLGSLQSNLRGQVHTAAVVDVSSKESIKKLVTSVQTRYFQPPSVCVNAAGITQDDFLLNMEEEQFDKVIQINLKGSFLITQAVAQALVACGAPKGSIITVGSIVGKVGNIGQANYAASKAGVEGLTRTAAKELSRFGIRCNCVLPGFITTPMTDKVPEKVISKIESLVPLGRMGEPAEVADVCAFLASDDSQYITGASIEVTGGLFMG, encoded by the exons ATGCATAATAAATTTCACCTGTGGAGAAAAT GTGGAGGCAGTGGGATCGGGCGGGCGGTGTGCCAGCGTTTGGCCTCTGAGGGCGCCTCCGTGGTGGTCGCTGACATCAGCGAGGAGTCGGCCAATGAGACGCTGGGGAGTCTGCAGAGCAACCTCAGGGGGCAGGTCCACACGGCGGCTGTAGTGGACGTGTCGTCTAAAGAGAGCATCAAGAAGCTGGTAACGAGCGTGCAG ACTCGGTACTTCCAGCCTCCCTCGGTGTGCGTGAACGCAGCCGGCATCACTCAGGACGACTTCCTGCTCAACATGGAGGAGGAGCAGTTTGATAAAGTCATCCAGATCAACCTGAAG GGTTCATTCTTGATCACTCAGGCGGTCGCTCAGGCTCTGGTGGCCTGTGGAGCGCCCAAAGGATCCATCATTACTGTGGGCAGCATCGTGGGAAAG GTAGGAAACATCGGTCAGGCTAACTACGCTGCCTCTAAAGCTGGAGTCGAGGGTTTAACAAGGACCGCTGCCAAAGAGCTCAGCAG GTTTGGGATTCGCTGTAACTGCGTGCTGCCAGGGTTCATTACGACTCCAATGACAGATAAAGTGCCAGAGAAGGTTATTAGCAAG atcGAGTCCTTGGTGCCTCTGGGAAGGATGGGCGAGCCGGCGG AGGTCGCTGATGTCTGCGCCTTCCTCGCCTCGGACGACTCTCAGTACATCACCGGAGCCAGCATCGAAGTGACAG GCGGACTTTTCATGGGTTAA